From the Mercenaria mercenaria strain notata unplaced genomic scaffold, MADL_Memer_1 contig_2799, whole genome shotgun sequence genome, one window contains:
- the LOC128552433 gene encoding uncharacterized protein LOC128552433 — MRPELLEGASPGADGTVSETGWSNGVIFRHYLENHFLKFVPARGDQKILLIMDGHKSHVSVGLSEWAWQNGIVLFILPAHTSHLLQPMDVSCYGPFERIYNVQCHKLMRESSATINRYNVCEVGFKVYTKALSPDNIISGFRRTGIFPLNVNSVPREYLLPAEVFKDNASQETVEGGINVSEENIDTVEVSDGLTVEMFEQKEKRLKHVKSEKKVKPRKTMSKIVSGKQINQDVLKKMSEHELSQTKKPSEKKEIPKKTQPIKTQTKKTSTNMLSVDPVPGPSHYNLVSDSEDSNSEIGEEELCCVCGLFTPEALSRCTSLSFVKWVQCDGLRNGYPCKHWVHLSFCTKVWVIRRGDKFLCSHCDNEE; from the coding sequence ATGCGTCCAGAGCTTTTGGAAGGAGCCTCCCCAGGTGCTGACGGCACTGTAAGTGAAACTGGCTGGTCCAATGGTGTTATATTCAGGCACTatcttgaaaatcattttttgaaatttgtgcCAGCCAGGGGTGACCAGAAGATTCTTCTCATTATGGATGGACACAAGTCCCATGTTTCAGTTGGTCTTTCAGAGTGGGCTTGGCAAAATGGCATAGTGTTGTTTATATTACCAGCTCATACCAGTCACTTGCTTCAGCCGATGGATGTATCATGTTATGGCCCCTTTGAACGTATATACAATGTACAGTGTCATAAACTAATGCGGGAGTCCTCTGCTACCATAAACAGATACAATGTTTGTGAAGTTGGATTCAAGGTTTACACAAAGGCTCTCTCACCTGACAACATTATTTCAGGGTTCAGGCGCACAGGAATATTCCCTTTGAATGTAAATTCTGTACCAAGAGAATATCTACTGCCAGCAGAAGTATTCAAGGATAACGCTAGCCAGGAGACAGTTGAGGGAGGGATAAATGTAAGTGAGGAGAATATTGATACAGTTGAAGTTAGTGATGGGTTAACAGTGGAAATGTTTGAACAGAAGGAGAAAAGACTGAAACATGTGAAGAGTGAAAAGAAAGTTAAACCCAGGAAAACCATGAGCAAGATAGTTTCAGGAAAGCAAATTAACCAAGATGTGTTGAAGAAAATGTCTGAACATGAACTATCTCAAACAAAAAAACCCtcagaaaagaaagaaattcCCAAGAAAACACAGCCTATCAAGACCCAAACCAAGAAAACATCAACCAACATGTTAAGTGTAGACCCAGTGCCCGGGCCATCACATTATAACTTGGTCAGTGACAGTGAAGATTCTAACTCAGAAATTGGAGAAGAGGAGCTTTGTTGTGTTTGTGGCCTGTTTACACCTGAGGCACTTTCAAGATGTACATCTCTCAGTTTTGTCAAGTGGGTCCAATGTGATGGACTACGAAATGGTTACCCATGCAAACACTGGGTACATTTGTCATTCTGTACAAAAGTATGGGTCATAAGGAGGGGAGACAAATTCCTGTGTTCCCACTGTGATAATGAAGAGTAG